One window of Halorussus sp. MSC15.2 genomic DNA carries:
- a CDS encoding class I adenylate-forming enzyme family protein → MTLSLERRAALWGDRTAVVDENADRRVSYADLESEADAMARRLSALGVESGDPVAVLSRNRVETLALLFATRRLGAVFAPVSYRLTPATVERPLAVVDPAVVVHESAQRDLIRELPDDLTYTFEEFGRRDGEAYERADPDPEDSLLYLHTKAEADRPAVGEDEGKNRPGESLNADPTTAPRVVDLPASTVEWNCITAAAAWGLGRGDCAPALLPLSDAEGLLRLTLPLLYVGGRVVLLRAFDPEDALNAVSEEGATALFAGATEYRELVESESFAGTDFGSVELLANGSALTADVRGALARHAPVVRTYGRVETGPNNLFVPPEGGVGGGSGDETTDGEASDDADPDRVGRPFPDCEARLVGEDGTPVADGEVGELQFRGPVTARGYLPDDGTADGDGGETFPEWVPTRDLATREGGDYYLLGRASETFDAASARVHPRAAEQALEAREGVDAAGVVPDAEGVLAAFVGDADPGELRSVLGDELPETVAVRELDRLESLPRRSTGELDRAALRRDLSGEERIDKE, encoded by the coding sequence ATGACGCTCTCGCTCGAACGCCGGGCCGCGCTCTGGGGGGACCGAACTGCGGTGGTGGACGAGAACGCCGACCGGCGGGTCAGTTACGCCGACCTCGAATCAGAGGCCGACGCGATGGCCCGACGGCTCTCGGCGCTCGGGGTCGAATCCGGCGACCCGGTCGCCGTCCTCTCGCGCAATCGCGTCGAGACGCTGGCGCTCCTGTTCGCGACGCGGCGACTCGGCGCGGTGTTCGCGCCGGTCTCGTATCGACTCACGCCCGCGACCGTCGAGCGCCCGCTGGCGGTCGTGGACCCGGCGGTGGTCGTCCACGAGTCGGCACAGCGGGACCTGATTCGGGAACTGCCCGACGACCTGACCTACACCTTCGAGGAGTTCGGCCGCCGCGACGGCGAGGCGTACGAGCGCGCCGACCCCGACCCAGAGGACTCGCTGCTCTACCTGCACACGAAAGCGGAGGCCGACCGCCCCGCCGTGGGCGAGGACGAGGGGAAGAATCGACCGGGCGAGTCGCTGAACGCGGACCCGACGACGGCCCCGCGCGTGGTGGACCTTCCGGCCAGCACGGTCGAGTGGAACTGCATCACCGCGGCCGCGGCGTGGGGTCTCGGCCGGGGCGACTGCGCGCCCGCCCTGCTTCCGCTCTCGGACGCCGAGGGACTCCTCCGACTCACCCTGCCGCTGCTCTACGTCGGCGGTCGAGTCGTCCTACTCCGGGCGTTCGACCCCGAGGACGCCCTGAACGCGGTGTCCGAGGAGGGCGCGACCGCGCTGTTCGCGGGGGCGACCGAGTACCGCGAACTGGTCGAGAGCGAGTCGTTCGCGGGGACCGACTTCGGGAGCGTCGAGTTGCTCGCCAACGGGTCGGCGCTCACCGCGGACGTCCGAGGCGCGCTGGCCCGGCACGCGCCCGTGGTCCGGACCTACGGCCGAGTCGAAACTGGGCCGAACAACCTCTTCGTCCCTCCCGAGGGCGGCGTTGGAGGTGGGTCCGGCGACGAGACGACCGACGGTGAGGCGTCCGACGACGCCGACCCCGACCGCGTGGGCCGACCGTTCCCCGACTGCGAGGCCAGACTCGTCGGCGAGGACGGAACCCCGGTCGCCGACGGCGAGGTCGGCGAACTCCAGTTCCGCGGGCCGGTGACGGCGCGGGGGTATCTCCCCGACGACGGAACGGCGGACGGCGACGGCGGCGAGACGTTTCCCGAGTGGGTGCCGACGCGCGACTTGGCCACCCGCGAGGGCGGCGACTACTACCTGCTCGGGCGCGCCAGCGAGACCTTCGACGCCGCGTCGGCCCGCGTCCACCCCCGAGCGGCCGAGCAAGCGCTCGAAGCGCGCGAGGGAGTGGACGCCGCGGGAGTGGTCCCCGACGCGGAGGGCGTGCTGGCGGCCTTCGTCGGCGACGCCGACCCCGGCGAACTCCGGTCGGTCCTCGGCGACGAATTGCCGGAGACCGTCGCCGTCCGGGAACTCGACCGACTGGAGTCGCTCCCCCGGCGCTCGACGGGCGAACTCGACCGCGCGGCGCTTCGGCGCGACCTCTCGGGCGAGGAGCGCATCGATAAGGAGTGA
- a CDS encoding carotenoid oxygenase family protein, with the protein MPAYSPGFRSRESECDRLDVPVAGEIPAWLSGTLVRNGPGRFEVGGERVAHWFDGLAMLRAFRFDDGTVTYSNRFLRTETYRSAVEEGELSSQFATSGSYLRRLKSFLTDPTDNANVHVARLGGEYVALTETRRRVRFDPADLSTRGDLRYRDDLTLHHVTAHLQHDPERGETVGYGTEFGRRNRYHVYRVPDDRPERVPVASVEVDRPAYVHSFALTPTYAVLVEPPYVVNPLRFLLPGGGGFIDSYRWRPERGTRFRVFDRSSGELVADRSTAAFFFFHTANGFETDDEVVVDLVAYDDATIVDKLFMSAMDGDAESGSAGGPEGSPELDAADGTLARFRVPLDDGGDGGEVERETLYRGTELPRVAPAARGSTYRYAYGQATLRETGNGLAKVNVETGEALEWWEAGVYAGEPIFVPRPDADAEDCGAVLSLALDADNERSVLLVLDAETFEERARATLPHVVPFGFHGEFFPAVTD; encoded by the coding sequence ATGCCAGCGTACAGCCCCGGCTTCCGCTCGCGCGAGTCCGAGTGCGACCGACTCGACGTACCCGTCGCGGGCGAGATTCCGGCGTGGCTCTCGGGGACGCTCGTGCGTAACGGCCCGGGCAGGTTCGAGGTCGGCGGCGAGCGCGTCGCCCACTGGTTCGACGGACTGGCGATGCTCCGGGCGTTCCGCTTCGACGACGGCACGGTGACGTACTCGAACCGATTCCTGCGGACCGAGACCTACCGGTCGGCCGTCGAGGAGGGCGAGCTATCGAGTCAGTTCGCCACCTCGGGGAGCTACCTCCGGCGGCTCAAGTCGTTCCTGACCGACCCGACCGACAACGCCAACGTCCACGTCGCGCGCCTCGGCGGCGAGTACGTCGCGCTGACCGAGACGCGCCGGCGCGTGCGGTTCGACCCGGCCGACCTCTCGACGCGGGGCGACTTGCGCTACCGGGACGACCTAACCCTCCACCACGTCACCGCCCACCTCCAGCACGACCCGGAGCGGGGCGAGACGGTCGGGTACGGGACCGAGTTCGGCCGCCGGAACCGGTATCACGTCTACCGGGTGCCCGACGACCGGCCCGAGCGCGTCCCCGTGGCGTCGGTCGAGGTGGACAGACCGGCGTACGTCCACAGCTTCGCGCTCACGCCGACGTACGCCGTCCTCGTCGAACCGCCGTACGTCGTGAACCCGCTCCGGTTCCTCCTGCCGGGCGGCGGCGGATTCATCGACAGCTACCGGTGGCGACCCGAGCGCGGCACCCGGTTTCGGGTCTTCGACCGCTCGTCGGGGGAACTGGTCGCCGACCGGTCCACGGCGGCCTTCTTCTTCTTCCACACCGCCAACGGGTTCGAGACCGACGACGAGGTGGTCGTGGACCTCGTGGCGTACGACGACGCGACCATCGTGGACAAGCTCTTCATGAGCGCGATGGACGGGGACGCCGAGAGCGGGTCGGCGGGAGGCCCGGAAGGGAGTCCGGAACTCGACGCCGCCGACGGGACGCTCGCGCGCTTCCGCGTGCCCCTCGACGATGGCGGCGACGGCGGTGAAGTCGAGCGCGAGACGCTGTATCGCGGGACGGAACTGCCCCGGGTGGCCCCGGCCGCACGCGGGAGCACGTACCGGTACGCCTACGGGCAGGCGACCCTGCGCGAGACCGGGAACGGACTGGCGAAGGTGAACGTCGAGACGGGCGAGGCGCTGGAGTGGTGGGAAGCGGGCGTCTACGCGGGCGAACCGATATTCGTCCCGCGTCCGGACGCGGACGCCGAGGACTGCGGCGCGGTGCTGTCGCTCGCGCTCGACGCCGACAACGAGCGGTCGGTCCTCCTCGTCCTCGACGCCGAGACGTTCGAGGAGCGAGCGCGCGCGACGCTCCCCCACGTCGTGCCCTTCGGCTTCCACGGGGAGTTCTTCCCGGCGGTCACTGACTGA
- a CDS encoding type 1 glutamine amidotransferase yields MSRLRIAFVNAAHDGTDTRRNFRRELDADLVEFDATGGELPDTLDFDGVVVSGSRSSVYWDEEWIEPTKAWVRDAIEAGLPCLGVCWGHQLLADVLGGEVSDMGEYEIGYREVEHTGDSRLFDGIDRRFTVFTTHSDAVVELPPGAEEIAANDYSNHAFRKDRVFGVQFHPEYDIETAESVTEGKDLSEERMAEVLSGIDEENYRAACEAKLVFENFCEFVREVRDADPSGESETASA; encoded by the coding sequence ATGAGTCGATTGCGAATCGCGTTCGTCAACGCCGCCCACGACGGCACCGACACCCGGCGAAACTTCCGCCGGGAGTTGGACGCCGACCTCGTGGAGTTCGACGCGACGGGCGGCGAACTTCCCGATACCCTCGACTTCGACGGTGTCGTGGTGTCGGGGTCTCGCTCGTCGGTCTACTGGGACGAAGAGTGGATAGAACCGACGAAAGCGTGGGTCCGAGACGCCATCGAGGCCGGACTCCCGTGCCTCGGCGTCTGCTGGGGCCACCAACTGCTCGCGGACGTGCTGGGCGGCGAAGTCAGCGACATGGGCGAGTACGAAATCGGCTACCGAGAGGTCGAACACACCGGCGACTCGCGGCTGTTCGACGGTATCGACCGGCGGTTCACCGTCTTCACGACCCACTCGGACGCGGTGGTCGAACTCCCGCCGGGTGCGGAGGAAATCGCGGCCAACGACTACTCCAACCACGCCTTCCGCAAGGACCGCGTGTTCGGCGTCCAGTTCCACCCCGAGTACGATATAGAGACGGCCGAGTCGGTCACGGAGGGCAAGGACCTGTCGGAGGAACGCATGGCCGAGGTTCTCTCGGGCATCGACGAGGAGAACTACCGGGCGGCCTGCGAGGCCAAACTGGTCTTCGAGAACTTCTGCGAGTTCGTCCGCGAGGTCCGCGACGCGGACCCCTCGGGCGAGAGCGAGACCGCTTCGGCGTAG
- a CDS encoding acyl-CoA dehydrogenase family protein, translating into MLDYVSLEDDLDEEERMIRDTARQFVEEQVKPDIGDHFEDGTFPTELIPEMGELGFYAPNLEGYGSPNVSETAYGLLMQELEAGDSGIRSMASVQGALVMYPIHAYGSEEQKERWLPGLGTGELVGCFGLTEPEHGSNPSGMETTAEKDAGEYVLNGSKTWITNSPISDVAVVWARDRSAEDNPVRGFLVETDKDGVTTNKIDDKLSMRASVTGEIGLNDVYVPEDAVLPGVEGMKGPLSCLTQARYGIAWGAVGAARDSFETAREYATERDQFGGPIGRFQIQQQKLAEMATQITTSQLLAHRLAELKERGDLRPQHVSMAKRNNVRMARDQSRIAREMLGGNGITTDYSPMRHMANMETVYTYEGTHDIHTLILGEDLTGIAAYE; encoded by the coding sequence ATGCTCGATTACGTCTCCCTAGAGGACGACCTCGACGAGGAGGAGCGCATGATTCGAGACACCGCGCGGCAGTTCGTCGAGGAGCAGGTCAAACCCGACATCGGCGACCACTTCGAGGACGGAACCTTCCCGACCGAACTCATCCCGGAGATGGGCGAGTTGGGATTCTACGCGCCCAACCTCGAAGGGTACGGCTCGCCGAACGTCAGCGAAACGGCCTACGGCCTGCTGATGCAGGAGTTGGAGGCGGGCGACTCCGGCATCCGCTCGATGGCGAGCGTGCAGGGCGCGCTCGTGATGTACCCCATCCACGCCTACGGCTCCGAGGAGCAGAAGGAGCGGTGGCTCCCGGGTCTCGGCACCGGGGAACTCGTCGGCTGTTTCGGCCTCACGGAACCCGAACACGGGTCGAACCCCTCGGGCATGGAGACTACCGCCGAGAAGGACGCGGGCGAGTACGTCCTCAACGGGTCGAAGACGTGGATTACCAACTCCCCCATCTCGGACGTGGCGGTCGTCTGGGCGCGGGACCGCTCGGCTGAAGACAACCCGGTTCGGGGCTTCCTCGTCGAGACCGACAAAGACGGCGTGACGACCAACAAGATAGACGACAAGCTCTCGATGCGCGCGTCGGTCACCGGCGAAATCGGCCTGAACGACGTGTACGTCCCGGAGGACGCGGTCCTGCCGGGCGTCGAAGGGATGAAGGGACCGCTGTCGTGTCTCACGCAGGCCCGGTACGGCATCGCGTGGGGCGCGGTCGGCGCGGCCCGCGACTCCTTCGAGACCGCCCGCGAGTACGCCACCGAGCGCGACCAGTTCGGCGGCCCCATCGGGCGCTTCCAGATTCAACAGCAGAAGCTCGCCGAGATGGCGACCCAGATTACGACGAGTCAACTGCTGGCCCACAGGCTGGCTGAGCTGAAGGAGCGCGGGGACCTGCGCCCCCAGCACGTCTCGATGGCCAAGCGCAACAACGTCCGCATGGCCCGCGACCAGTCGCGCATCGCGCGCGAGATGCTCGGCGGGAACGGCATCACGACCGACTACTCGCCGATGCGCCACATGGCGAACATGGAGACGGTCTACACCTACGAGGGCACCCACGACATCCACACCCTGATTCTGGGTGAGGACCTGACTGGCATCGCCGCTTACGAGTAG
- a CDS encoding DUF367 family protein: MNLHVRYEGDDDPDKCTARKLARFDLAKLHRSASATPYGIVLNPHAEQALSPADRAETDTLVALDCSWETAERALFEMPGVHRALPFLVAANPVNYGKPFRLNTVEAFAAALTILGERDHAERILAKFTWGETFLELNDEPLRRYADCEDSTEVVAVQQEYLDAGAEQSATDP, translated from the coding sequence GTGAACCTTCACGTCCGCTACGAGGGCGACGACGACCCCGACAAGTGCACGGCCCGGAAACTCGCCCGGTTCGACCTCGCCAAACTCCACCGGAGCGCGTCGGCGACCCCATACGGCATCGTGCTGAACCCCCACGCCGAGCAGGCGCTCTCGCCCGCCGACCGCGCCGAGACCGACACGCTGGTCGCGCTCGACTGCTCGTGGGAGACCGCCGAGCGCGCGCTGTTCGAGATGCCGGGCGTCCACCGGGCGCTCCCGTTCCTCGTGGCGGCCAACCCCGTCAACTACGGCAAGCCCTTCCGACTCAACACGGTCGAGGCGTTCGCCGCCGCCCTGACGATTCTGGGCGAGCGCGACCACGCCGAGCGAATTCTCGCGAAGTTCACGTGGGGCGAGACGTTCCTCGAACTCAACGACGAACCCCTCCGGCGCTACGCCGACTGCGAGGATTCGACCGAAGTCGTCGCGGTCCAGCAGGAGTATCTCGACGCCGGAGCGGAACAGTCGGCGACCGACCCGTAG
- a CDS encoding NosD domain-containing protein: MSEGIVATLLGLIVVLGVVGPAGAVAGVSAESGPVGTVSTDWTDGTETTETTGATEITSCTTVTESGVYVLADDVTNASPTRPRTGLGACIAIRADDVTLRGGGHTVAADERGGRPGVVGVLVSARTRAGVATLVRGATRPGRQERRSNVTVTNLSTTRWGAGVAVLGTTDATLRNVSAVENLGDGVFVENSPGVELLGGTVRASNTGLFLRNAPDARVAGLNLTDNLAGVSVRNSDGVTVEGVRVAGSSQYGLGVFASANATIADSTAAGNGFADVVLSRSDDAALRNLTIARESGGTGGGDVRPRSRRVGIYLNDSDDAALTRVSVADAPGTAIYAARDSTAAGERVTLGDATLSFETRDVALDPATDAPPLPTERQVVGVPLRAVPTDDDAHLALSVGYDDAAVDRASATEDALSLWRFDAGEGWRRVESVADAERNVASAEFGDLSRNGTVLALVGEGLAEAGNATGRSNYGSVADCSAPASRYSCWTATTSVESSQSA, from the coding sequence ATGTCGGAGGGAATCGTCGCCACGCTCCTCGGACTGATTGTCGTGCTCGGCGTCGTCGGTCCCGCGGGAGCGGTCGCAGGCGTCTCGGCGGAATCCGGACCAGTCGGGACAGTATCGACCGACTGGACCGACGGGACCGAAACGACCGAAACGACCGGCGCAACCGAAATCACGAGTTGCACGACCGTCACCGAGTCCGGCGTGTACGTCCTCGCGGACGACGTGACGAACGCGTCGCCGACTCGCCCGCGGACCGGTCTGGGGGCCTGCATCGCCATCCGAGCCGACGACGTGACGCTGCGCGGCGGCGGCCACACCGTCGCGGCGGACGAGCGCGGCGGGCGACCCGGCGTCGTGGGGGTCCTCGTGAGCGCGCGAACGAGGGCTGGGGTGGCTACGCTCGTTCGGGGGGCCACGCGCCCCGGTAGACAGGAGCGGCGCTCGAACGTCACCGTCACGAACCTCTCGACGACGCGCTGGGGTGCGGGCGTCGCCGTCCTCGGCACGACCGACGCGACGCTCCGGAACGTCTCGGCCGTGGAGAACCTCGGCGACGGCGTCTTCGTGGAGAACTCGCCCGGCGTCGAACTCCTCGGCGGGACCGTCCGCGCGAGCAACACCGGACTCTTCCTCCGGAACGCTCCCGACGCCCGCGTCGCGGGACTGAACCTGACCGACAATCTCGCCGGCGTCTCGGTCCGGAACTCCGACGGCGTGACGGTCGAAGGGGTCCGCGTCGCAGGGAGTTCCCAGTACGGTCTCGGCGTCTTCGCGTCGGCGAACGCGACTATCGCCGATTCCACCGCCGCGGGCAACGGGTTCGCCGACGTGGTCCTCTCGCGGTCCGACGACGCCGCGCTCCGGAATCTCACGATAGCGCGGGAGAGCGGAGGGACGGGCGGTGGAGACGTGAGACCCCGGAGTCGAAGGGTCGGTATCTACCTGAACGACTCCGACGACGCCGCGCTCACCCGCGTCTCGGTGGCCGACGCGCCGGGGACCGCGATTTACGCGGCCCGCGACTCGACCGCGGCCGGCGAGCGCGTGACGCTCGGGGACGCCACGCTCTCGTTCGAGACCCGCGACGTGGCGCTCGACCCCGCGACGGACGCGCCGCCGCTCCCGACCGAGCGACAGGTCGTCGGCGTCCCGCTCCGGGCGGTGCCGACCGACGACGACGCACATCTCGCGCTGTCGGTCGGTTACGACGACGCCGCGGTTGACCGGGCCAGTGCGACCGAGGACGCGCTGTCGCTGTGGCGGTTCGACGCGGGCGAGGGGTGGCGACGGGTCGAGTCGGTCGCGGACGCCGAGCGAAACGTCGCGTCGGCCGAGTTCGGAGACCTGAGTCGGAACGGCACGGTCCTCGCGCTCGTCGGCGAGGGACTCGCGGAGGCAGGAAACGCGACCGGCCGGAGCAACTACGGGTCGGTCGCCGACTGTTCCGCTCCGGCGTCGAGATACTCCTGCTGGACCGCGACGACTTCGGTCGAATCCTCGCAGTCGGCGTAG
- a CDS encoding 50S ribosomal protein L40e: MASFEKATARTLDKTICMRCNARNPKNADNCRKCGYGNLRPKSKEPRNA, translated from the coding sequence ATGGCTAGCTTCGAGAAAGCGACAGCGCGAACCCTCGACAAGACGATTTGCATGCGGTGTAACGCTCGCAACCCCAAGAACGCCGACAACTGCCGGAAGTGCGGCTACGGCAACCTCCGACCGAAGAGCAAGGAACCGCGGAACGCCTGA
- a CDS encoding MazG nucleotide pyrophosphohydrolase domain-containing protein yields MKAQERVAEFFAEHDMEGEPAYQILDLASEVGELAKDVNDSTDYGASPEALDVKTDELGDVLFSLLAVAESLDVDADEALDEALAKYRSRIEETGDPGSGE; encoded by the coding sequence ATGAAAGCCCAAGAGAGAGTCGCCGAGTTCTTCGCGGAACACGACATGGAGGGCGAACCGGCCTATCAGATTCTGGACCTCGCCTCGGAGGTCGGCGAACTCGCCAAGGACGTCAACGACTCGACCGACTACGGCGCGTCGCCCGAGGCGTTGGACGTGAAGACCGACGAACTCGGCGACGTGCTGTTCTCCCTACTCGCGGTCGCCGAGTCGCTCGACGTGGACGCCGACGAGGCGCTGGACGAGGCGCTGGCGAAGTACCGGTCGCGAATCGAGGAGACGGGCGATCCCGGTTCCGGAGAGTAA
- a CDS encoding MBL fold metallo-hydrolase: MHVHNVTADAETFTCNAYLVEGDRTVLVDAGSMSGVTDIVADRVEDVDAVVLTHQHGDHVGQLDAVLDAYDPELLCYGDHPRRTRRLDDGDTVRIGDEEFEAVYSPGHADDHLAFVSDSTLFSGDVVVYNDGAFDDGSFGRTDSAGQSREREIESIREILNRMPEGVENMYAGHGDEFHGDVREVIERALERAERREPKYPEE; the protein is encoded by the coding sequence ATGCACGTTCACAACGTCACCGCCGACGCGGAGACGTTCACCTGTAACGCCTATCTCGTGGAGGGCGACCGGACAGTACTGGTAGACGCCGGGAGCATGTCCGGCGTCACGGACATCGTCGCCGACCGCGTCGAGGACGTGGACGCGGTGGTGTTGACCCACCAGCACGGCGACCACGTCGGCCAACTCGACGCCGTGCTGGACGCCTACGACCCGGAACTGCTCTGTTACGGCGACCACCCGCGCCGAACTCGGAGACTCGACGACGGCGACACCGTCCGCATCGGCGACGAGGAGTTCGAGGCGGTCTACTCGCCCGGTCACGCCGACGACCACCTCGCGTTCGTCAGTGACTCGACGCTCTTCAGCGGCGACGTGGTGGTGTACAACGACGGCGCGTTCGACGACGGGAGCTTCGGCCGGACGGACTCGGCCGGTCAGTCCCGCGAGCGCGAAATCGAGAGCATCCGGGAAATTCTGAACCGGATGCCCGAGGGCGTCGAGAACATGTACGCGGGCCACGGCGACGAGTTCCACGGAGACGTACGCGAGGTAATCGAGCGCGCGCTGGAGCGCGCCGAGCGCCGCGAACCGAAGTATCCCGAGGAGTAG
- a CDS encoding DUF5786 family protein, producing the protein MGFGSYDESEQDNQDYDADLDDSGVDTEENSHEGSVDFEIGASNDELIDRLQDIKDDGQSET; encoded by the coding sequence ATGGGCTTTGGGAGCTACGACGAGTCCGAACAGGACAATCAGGACTACGACGCCGACCTCGACGACAGCGGCGTCGATACGGAGGAGAACTCCCACGAGGGCAGCGTCGATTTCGAAATCGGTGCCTCGAACGACGAACTCATCGACCGACTACAAGACATCAAAGACGACGGACAGAGCGAGACCTGA
- a CDS encoding DUF99 family protein, whose amino-acid sequence MKSGVRALGIAESYRERRSTLAGVVTRASRVTDGFAYESCTVGGTDATDAVIDLFSDLDREDVRYLFVAGIALAWYNVVDLHRVSEATDRPVISVTFEESPGLVEALETEFEGEELARRKAAFERQPPRERLAVNDQTVFVRSVGVDSSEARDAVRAFTPEGGRPEPLRVARLAARAGDDFRRQAADS is encoded by the coding sequence GTGAAGTCCGGCGTCCGCGCGCTGGGTATCGCCGAGTCCTATCGCGAACGCCGTAGCACGCTGGCGGGCGTTGTCACCCGCGCGAGTCGCGTCACCGACGGCTTCGCCTACGAGTCCTGCACCGTCGGCGGGACGGACGCCACCGACGCCGTTATCGACCTCTTCTCGGACCTCGACCGCGAGGACGTGCGATACCTCTTCGTCGCCGGTATCGCGCTGGCGTGGTACAACGTCGTGGACCTGCACCGGGTGTCGGAGGCGACCGACCGCCCCGTGATTTCGGTGACGTTCGAGGAGAGTCCGGGACTGGTCGAGGCGCTGGAGACCGAGTTCGAGGGCGAGGAACTCGCCCGACGGAAAGCCGCCTTCGAGCGCCAACCGCCCCGAGAGCGACTCGCGGTGAACGACCAGACCGTCTTCGTCCGGTCGGTCGGCGTCGATTCGAGCGAGGCCCGCGACGCGGTGCGGGCGTTCACGCCCGAGGGCGGCCGGCCCGAACCCCTGCGAGTGGCGCGACTGGCGGCGCGGGCGGGCGACGACTTCCGACGGCAGGCCGCCGATTCTTAA
- a CDS encoding uracil-DNA glycosylase family protein — protein MGDMDGLEVTECTRCPELVDSRSQIVNGTGPADADLLFVGEGPGAQEDEQGEPFVGRSGTVLDDKLRERGLAREDVRITNCVRCRPPENRDPTVEELENCWPYLESEIEQVDPEVIITLGKVPSEHLLDRDVAVTKEAATVEQVDLGGAVRDVLVCVHPAATFYDRSQEESLDAAFDKAAAMADGDSNGQSQLGDF, from the coding sequence ATGGGAGACATGGACGGTCTCGAAGTGACCGAATGCACGCGCTGTCCCGAACTCGTGGACAGCAGAAGCCAAATCGTCAACGGCACCGGTCCGGCCGACGCCGACCTCCTGTTCGTCGGCGAGGGACCGGGCGCACAGGAGGACGAGCAGGGCGAACCGTTCGTCGGCCGGAGCGGGACGGTTCTGGACGACAAACTCCGCGAACGGGGACTGGCCCGCGAGGACGTGCGCATCACCAACTGCGTGCGGTGCCGCCCGCCGGAGAACCGCGACCCCACCGTCGAGGAACTGGAGAACTGTTGGCCGTACCTCGAGTCCGAGATAGAGCAGGTCGACCCCGAGGTGATAATCACGCTCGGCAAGGTGCCGAGCGAACACCTGCTGGACCGCGACGTGGCCGTCACGAAGGAGGCCGCGACCGTCGAACAGGTGGACCTCGGCGGCGCTGTCCGGGACGTCCTCGTCTGCGTCCACCCCGCGGCGACCTTCTACGACCGCAGTCAGGAGGAGTCGCTCGACGCCGCCTTCGACAAGGCCGCCGCGATGGCGGACGGCGACTCGAACGGCCAGTCCCAACTCGGCGACTTCTGA